In one Candidatus Peribacter riflensis genomic region, the following are encoded:
- a CDS encoding Co-chaperonin GroES, producing MAAIPQLKVNIEPLGDRVVVHPLPAEQVTASGIVIPDTASGEKPQEGVVIALGKGGIMNEGKPVANPSDFLKVGDRVLFGKYAGDDVKLKDTAGKDVEVKVLHLDSILGKVK from the coding sequence ATGGCAGCCATCCCGCAACTCAAAGTGAATATCGAACCGCTCGGTGACCGCGTGGTCGTGCATCCCCTGCCCGCAGAGCAGGTCACGGCCTCCGGCATCGTGATCCCCGATACCGCCTCCGGCGAGAAGCCGCAGGAGGGCGTGGTGATCGCGCTCGGCAAGGGCGGCATCATGAACGAGGGCAAGCCCGTCGCGAACCCCTCCGATTTCCTCAAAGTCGGCGACCGCGTGCTCTTCGGCAAGTACGCCGGAGATGACGTGAAGCTCAAAGACACCGCAGGAAAGGATGTCGAAGTGAAAGTGCTTCACTTGGATTCCATCCTCGGCAAAGTGAAATAG
- a CDS encoding haloacid dehalogenase — translation MHFTIPGQDPFTIETLILDLNGTLAIDGILVPGVAERIEALREQLHIILFTGDTQGNAHAIARELTIEVRVTPDASAKAEEAKKLHPETAATIGNGRIDLELFKTVRLKICVLQAEGAHRLTLLESDVVVPSVNDALDLFLKPKRLVATLRS, via the coding sequence ATGCATTTCACTATCCCAGGCCAGGATCCGTTCACCATCGAAACGTTGATCCTAGATCTCAATGGCACTCTCGCAATCGATGGAATCCTCGTCCCCGGCGTCGCGGAGCGTATCGAAGCTCTGCGAGAGCAATTGCACATCATCCTCTTTACAGGAGACACACAGGGCAACGCCCATGCAATCGCCAGGGAGCTGACCATCGAAGTACGCGTCACCCCCGATGCCTCCGCCAAGGCGGAGGAGGCAAAAAAGCTCCATCCCGAAACTGCGGCAACGATCGGCAACGGCAGAATCGATCTGGAGCTCTTCAAGACCGTGCGCCTGAAAATCTGCGTACTGCAAGCGGAAGGAGCACATCGTCTCACGCTCCTTGAATCGGATGTCGTCGTACCATCCGTCAATGACGCCCTCGATTTGTTCCTCAAGCCGAAGCGACTCGTAGCAACGCTCCGATCGTGA
- a CDS encoding O-antigen polymerase, which produces MFLRHFERLKRAPWERYSQAALLILLAFAVLWRGGRTLDVTLLLGLVAGAVVLARGCREREGERSVPTVLWWLTVLFVLWTAVSYVLTRTMNYGFDEVAQTAALALLFLWMARHPEGAKMHTSILRVLVVTVLVASLIGVLVYALGPLSRFVGTFLDIRAPWKHAWPNAWAELLLLSWPIALLLARPQDEQGSGELSTLWKIARRSLPAGVMVGCLLLSFSRAAFLVFLGQSIVLLLWSLQRRVAWRRAAMIALSVLAIGLIFFGLSNHLRSRSHPVQSLSEKALFLAPEGSSSVSERRTFWTQAFRLANEHPLFGSGPGSFRFVQTPLMRAPLATSDHAHNLFLKLAAERGWMAAALAFTLLCIVLLPLLKGLLPAMRCPLQGCPFSCVLARIPRYELTLKRALLLTAVLGVLAHNLVDFNLHFIAISLPTVLILAMLPHAGGSKLNKKFVHIAGCALAVVLLFATVHESFYAATSTLARRADAQGKSQQALRWYRWSTGEWYSRDRSLALARLQMKMEARAEALATIRRYTQELNPADVRGWHLQAEIALAGQDTALAMTSLRQAYDLGRYADLRILQGLLPLLALQSNTELAERKAEFSEVLQKYYDAILRNSHYIALSPNVEAFVDVAELMAVLYPSEAPRYQVMAAGVDRQARTERQKLSEFRSQVIW; this is translated from the coding sequence ATGTTTCTACGCCATTTTGAGCGCCTTAAACGCGCCCCGTGGGAGAGGTACAGCCAGGCCGCCCTGCTCATTCTGCTCGCCTTCGCCGTTCTCTGGCGTGGCGGGCGTACGCTCGATGTCACGCTGCTGCTCGGGCTCGTCGCGGGCGCCGTCGTGCTGGCGCGCGGATGCCGGGAACGGGAGGGGGAGCGTTCCGTTCCCACTGTTCTCTGGTGGCTGACCGTGCTGTTCGTCCTCTGGACCGCGGTGAGCTACGTGCTCACGCGCACGATGAACTACGGTTTCGATGAGGTGGCGCAGACCGCTGCGCTCGCTCTGCTCTTTCTGTGGATGGCCCGTCATCCGGAGGGGGCGAAGATGCACACATCCATCCTGCGGGTGCTGGTCGTCACCGTGCTCGTGGCATCTCTGATCGGCGTGCTCGTCTATGCCTTGGGTCCCCTCAGTCGATTCGTGGGAACGTTCCTCGACATCCGCGCCCCGTGGAAGCATGCGTGGCCCAATGCCTGGGCGGAACTCCTGTTGCTCTCATGGCCCATCGCCCTGCTCCTCGCCCGTCCTCAGGACGAGCAGGGCAGCGGAGAGCTCTCGACACTCTGGAAGATCGCCAGGCGTTCGCTCCCGGCGGGCGTGATGGTGGGGTGTCTGCTCCTGAGTTTCTCGCGGGCCGCTTTTCTCGTGTTCCTCGGGCAGAGCATTGTGCTGCTGCTCTGGTCCCTGCAGCGCCGGGTTGCGTGGAGGCGCGCGGCCATGATCGCTCTCAGCGTACTCGCGATCGGCCTCATCTTCTTTGGGCTCAGCAATCACCTCCGTTCGCGCAGCCACCCCGTACAATCCCTCTCCGAGAAGGCGCTCTTCCTCGCCCCCGAAGGGTCCAGCTCGGTGAGCGAGCGGCGTACCTTCTGGACGCAGGCGTTCCGACTGGCGAATGAGCATCCGCTCTTCGGATCCGGTCCCGGCAGTTTTCGCTTCGTGCAGACGCCGCTCATGCGCGCACCTCTGGCCACCTCGGATCATGCGCACAATCTCTTTCTCAAGCTTGCCGCGGAGCGCGGGTGGATGGCAGCGGCGCTCGCGTTCACGTTGCTGTGCATCGTACTCCTGCCGCTCCTGAAGGGCCTGCTCCCTGCCATGCGCTGTCCGCTCCAGGGGTGTCCGTTCTCCTGTGTGCTGGCGCGCATCCCCCGGTATGAGCTGACGCTGAAACGCGCGCTCCTGCTTACCGCGGTGCTCGGCGTGCTCGCGCACAACCTCGTCGATTTCAATCTGCACTTCATCGCGATCAGCCTGCCGACGGTGCTGATCCTCGCCATGCTGCCGCACGCCGGAGGGAGCAAATTGAATAAAAAATTTGTTCATATTGCAGGGTGCGCCCTGGCCGTCGTGCTCCTCTTTGCAACGGTGCATGAGAGCTTCTATGCCGCCACGTCCACGCTGGCCCGCCGCGCAGACGCACAGGGCAAATCGCAGCAGGCACTGCGCTGGTACCGGTGGTCCACAGGCGAGTGGTACAGCCGCGACCGTTCGCTGGCCCTGGCACGCCTGCAGATGAAGATGGAGGCACGCGCAGAAGCCCTTGCAACGATACGGCGCTACACGCAGGAACTGAATCCTGCCGATGTACGTGGCTGGCACTTGCAGGCAGAAATTGCCCTTGCCGGTCAGGATACCGCGCTTGCGATGACATCATTGAGGCAGGCCTACGATCTGGGGCGTTACGCGGACCTGCGCATCTTGCAGGGTCTGCTGCCCCTGCTGGCCCTGCAGAGCAACACCGAGCTTGCCGAGAGGAAGGCCGAATTCTCGGAGGTGCTGCAAAAGTACTACGACGCCATTCTGCGCAACAGTCACTACATTGCCCTCTCACCCAATGTGGAGGCATTCGTGGACGTGGCCGAGCTCATGGCTGTGCTGTATCCGTCCGAGGCACCCCGCTATCAGGTCATGGCGGCAGGCGTGGATCGCCAGGCAAGAACAGAACGCCAGAAGCTTTCAGAATTCCGGTCACAAGTGATCTGGTGA